The Polaribacter tangerinus genome has a segment encoding these proteins:
- a CDS encoding LuxR C-terminal-related transcriptional regulator — protein MNLELFEKVFSTIDKVNQDVINRHLKKIKELSVYLPKTQSYFMLQDTVNQSIGHLCENYSRILGYNKNETLEKGLPFHFSNYHPEDVENWQKTLNELMQFTMKEIPEEERSNCTYTWTYRIKTKKGKYLNIQECLTPIYFDSYGKPLVGFSQSTVIDSVKKQAQIGVCKKLNNNGEYETLFYKNYSKNILLDNLSNRELDIVRLLSLGLSTKEISDRLNISSFTTSTHRRNILAKLDFNSTAEITKYCLTHQLF, from the coding sequence ATGAATCTAGAACTATTTGAAAAAGTATTTAGTACTATAGACAAAGTAAACCAAGATGTTATAAACAGACACTTAAAAAAAATTAAAGAACTTAGTGTTTATTTACCAAAAACTCAGTCTTACTTTATGCTTCAAGACACCGTTAATCAATCTATAGGGCATCTTTGCGAAAATTACAGTCGTATTTTAGGTTACAATAAAAACGAAACTTTAGAAAAAGGACTACCTTTTCATTTTTCGAACTATCACCCAGAAGATGTAGAAAACTGGCAGAAGACCTTAAATGAGCTAATGCAATTTACAATGAAAGAGATACCTGAAGAAGAAAGAAGTAATTGTACGTATACCTGGACTTACAGAATAAAAACAAAAAAAGGAAAATATTTAAATATACAAGAGTGCTTAACTCCTATTTATTTTGATTCTTATGGAAAACCGCTTGTTGGTTTTTCTCAAAGTACTGTAATAGATAGTGTAAAAAAACAAGCTCAAATTGGAGTTTGTAAAAAGTTAAATAACAATGGAGAATATGAAACTTTATTCTATAAAAATTATTCTAAAAATATTTTATTAGACAATTTAAGCAATAGAGAATTAGATATTGTACGTTTATTATCTTTAGGTCTATCAACTAAAGAAATATCCGATAGGCTAAACATAAGTAGTTTTACAACCTCTACACACAGAAGGAATATTTTAGCAAAATTAGATTTTAATTCTACTGCAGAAATTACAAAATACTGCTTAACGCATCAGCTGTTTTAA